The genomic DNA GGGTTAATCGCTGCAGACGCTGATAGTTTGGCGGCAGCATCTGCATCGCCATCCAATAGTTCGTTGCAAGTTTGTTGCTATCGTTATAAAGCGGCGACTTCGCCAGCACGCGCAGCGCTGTTGGCAGGGGAGACCCTTTATATAGAGCAACTCGTTGCGTGTAGTCGTAGCGATGCGCAATTAACGATGGTTGAAGGTGCCGGCGGTTTGCTTTCTCCTATCGCTACCGACGGGCTTAATATAGATCTGATAGAAGCATTAGGATTTTCAGTGATCGTCGTATCGTCCGATCAATTGGGTAGCATCAATCATGCATTGTTGACTTTAGAAGCACTTGCTGCCCGCCGTCTAAAAGTTATTGCGGTGGTACTCAATCGTCTGAATCAACAGACTTATGGCTGCGACCTTGATAATTATCGCGAGTTAAATGCACTGGTGGAGGTGCCTATAGTGCAAGTATATAAGGATAATATAGCCTCCTCGGCATTGTCCGAGTTAACTACATTGATAACCAACACCATCCTCGTAGATTGATGCGTGGATATGAAGCGCAAATAAACCGAATAGATCATGGCGTACTAAAGCTACAATTGTGCGATGGTGGTGTTGTACTGAACTATCAGACGGTTCTATCCTTATGGAAGGATAGCGAAGTATTTAGATCTTTTTATATCAGATCGTTAGCGAGCATAGACTATATTGCCTACCGTTGGGAGACACCACCGTTGACTACAGAAACTTTATATCAACCCTTTGAATGTGTACTCGTAGATAGCCCAGAGTTAGCGATAACTGCCGACGCTAGCGCATTCTCTGATTATTTTGACAACGCGCACTCGCAGGAGAGTATCGTCACATTTTCCAATTTAGGCGGTGATGCTTGGATGGTGGTACCGTGCCCTAAGGCTACCATCAGCACCTACAGCCACCTAGCGGTATTTACCAGACACGCTCCCGATTATCAGCAGCACGCTCTATGGCAGCAGGTAGCTAAGTTGGTCGGGCTCCATATCAGCAGTGCGCCGCTTTGGCTCAATACTGCCGGTGGTGGCGTAGCGTGGCTCCATGTCAGATTGGACAGCAGACCTAAATACTATTGTTATAGCCCTTATAAGACAATGCATCCTTTACGCTAGGAGCAAATCCATAGATTAAATAGATTAAATAACCTTGGCGAGTAGTTCAGTTTGAAAGTTTAACAGTATATGTTTTGATTACTCTCCCCAAATTTCCAGTGTGTTAGGGTGTGAGTAGTTTCTCAGCACATTTGTTTACTGTTACTGTCCGTAGCGCACTGCTTGTTCGCAATTCTCAGTGATTGGTTTGCCTTCTATATATTGGGTGTAACAGATACCTGAGCGTGTTGTGCGCTCAGGTTTGTATGTGTTTTTTAATGGATGGCAGGCGGCGGTTAGGGCTATGATGAGTAGTATAGAGACGGCTTTTATTTTCATCACGGTTTGAAGCAATAGCGGTGTTGAAGGTTAAAAATCCGATTATAGCATGGGGAATAATAATTGATATTATCGCTGCGGGATGTGTCCGAAGTACAGTTCGTTCTATATTTCATAGCGTTGCGTTCATCCGTTTAGGCGGTATTTATTGGTGACAGAGTGAGTGCTTGAGTCGTTGGTAGCGCAAACCTTGTCGTTATTACTATGACATTTCATAGTAGGAGGCGATAGGGAGATTGTTGGGTGTGGCGGTGCGAGCTTATGGTTGCATCGTATAAAAAAATTGGAGATACAGACGGATGCTGTTATTATATGTGAGGTTATTAGCTTTTAGGTTGGTCGACTGAGTCGCATATTGATTTGTAGACTTTTCTCGTCTTTGCAGTATGTATGCCTGCCAGAGCTATGGACTTCAGGGGATATGAAAATTTTTACAACCCTAACATTAGGCAGATTTTATGAAGCTGTTTATCAAGCTAGATACTTTATACTAAAACGGATTTTGAACGGAGGAAAAGAGTGAAAAGAGAAAAGATGATAGCCGATATACAAAACGATTGGGATAACAACCCGCGCTGGAAGAATGTCACGCGCACATACAGTGCTGAAGATGTAGTGCGTTTAAGCGGTTCGGTGCATAGGGCTTATGCCTATGCGCGCTTGGGTTCCGAAAAGTTGTGGAAGCTATTGCACGATGAGCCGTATATTAATTGTTTGGGCGCATTAACCGGCGGACAGGCAGTGCAGCAGGTCAAAGCCGGCGTAAAGGCGATTTATCTCTCTGGATGGCAGGTTGCAGCGGATGCCAATTTAGCGTGTGCGATGTATCCTGACCAATCGCTTTATCCGGCTAACTCAGTGCCGGCGGTGGTTGCGCGTATCAACAATGCGTTTCAGCGTGCTGATCAAATACAATGGCAGAAGGAAAAGGGTGATGTAGACTTTTTTGCACCGATTGTTGCTGATGCCGAAGCGGGTTTTGGTGGCGTGCTCAATGCCTTTGAATTGATGCGGGCGATGATAGAGGCCGGGGCATCGGGTGTGCATTTTGAGGATCAGCTGGCTTCCGCAAAGAAATGCGGTCACATGGGTGGCAAGGTGTTGGTGCCGACGAGTGAAGCGGTGCAAAAGTTAATCGCTGCTAGGCTAGCATCCGATGTGTGCGGTGTTTCTACATTGTTGTTGGCGCGTACTGATGCCAATGCGGCTAATCTTTTGACATCGGATGTGGATCCTTATGATCAGCCTTTTATCACCGGAGAGCGCACTGTTGAGGGCTTTTATCAAACTAGGGCAGGATTAGATCAAGCGATAGCAAGAGGGCTTGCTTACGCACCGTATGCTGATTTACTGTGGTGCGAAACTGCGGTGCCGGATTTGGACGAAGCACAGAAGTTTGCCGATGCGATTCACGATCAATTTCCTGAGCAGATGCTCGCTTATAATTGTTCACCGTCGTTTAACTGGCGTAAGAATTTGGACGAAGCGAAGATTGCCAAGTTCCAACGGGAGCTTGGCGCGATGGGTTATAAGTATCAATTCATCACGCTTGCCGGTATACACAATATGTGGTACCACATGTTTGATTTAGCCGATAACTATGTCAAGAACGGGATGACCGCTTATGTTGATATGGTGCAACAGAAAGAGTTTGCGGCACTCGACCGCGGCTATACTTTCTCTAGTCACCAAGCTGAGGTAGGCACGGGTTATTTTGACGATGTGACCACCGTTATACAAGGCGGTGCCTCTTCAGTTACTGCACTCACTGGTTCCACCGAAGAAGAGCAGTTTTAGTCCAGCGCATAATTGCGAGAGGACATCTGAAGTTATGGCACCAAGCAATTTAATCAAGGTTCCAAAGCAGGGCGAGGCGATAAAAGTATCTGCCAACGGTGATGTGATGGTGCCCGATTGCCCGATTATCCCTTTTATAGAAGGGGATGGTATAGGTGTTGATGTAACCCCAGTGATGTGTAAAGTGGTAAATACTGCAGTGCAGTGTGCTTATGACGGCAAGCGTCATATCGAATGGATGGAAGTTTATGCCGGTGAAAAGGCCGTTGAACTTTACGGGCAAGACCAGTGGTTGCCGCAACAGACTTACGAGGCTATAGACCAATATAATATTGCTATCAAGGGACCTTTGACGACGCCGGTGGGGGGTGGTATACGTTCTTTGAATGTCGCAATTCGTCAACAAATGGATCTATTTGCGTGTGTCAGACCAATCCGTTATTTTCCTGGTACGCCTACGCCACTGAAAGACTCCGAGACCACTGATATGGTTGTGTTTCGTGAGAATACCGAAGATATTTATGCCGGCATAGAATGGTCGGCCGACACGCCGGAAGTCCAAAAAGTTTTAGATTTTCTCGCCGACGAGATGGGAGTGACGGAAATACGTTTTCCCAACCATTGTGGTTTAGGCGTCAAACCAGTTTCTAAAGAAGGTTCGCAGCGATTGATTAGAAAGGCGATACGCTATGCAATAGAAAATCGTCGTTCGTCGGTGTCGTTGGTGCACAAAGGCAATATTATGAAATATACCGAAGGTGCATTTCGCAACTGGGGTTATGAGCTTGCAGCTGCCGAGTTTGGTGCACAACCGATAGGCGATGGTCCGTGGTGCACGATAGAAAACCCTAAGTATCCGAGTGAGACCATTGTTATCAAAGACATCATTGCCGATAATTTTCTACAGCAAATACTTTTGAAGCCGAACGAGTATGATGTGATAGCCACTCTCAACTTGAATGGCGATTATATATCCGATGCTTTGGCAGCACAGGTGGGGGGCATTGGGATTGCGCCTGGGGCTAATATGTCCGATAAGGTTGCGGTGTTTGAAGCCACTCACGGCAGCGCACCTAAATACGCCGGCAAGAATCGTGTTAACCCGGGTTCTATTATTCTTTCCGCTGAGATGATGTTACGACATATAGGATGGCACGAGGCTGCCGATTTGGTCATCCATGGTGTGGCAGAGGCTATTGCCAATAAGACTGTGACCTATGATTTGGCGAGAGTGCGCGGCGGTATTACTGCTGGCGGCCCTAAGTTGGGCGATGTTGGTGCTGAGTTACAGCGGTTGATGCCGGGAGCTAAACTGGTTACCACTTCGGGTTTCGGTGATGCCATCGTTGGACATATTGAGCTAGAGACCAGCGACTAAAAGCGTGCTTACGGCAAATAATACGCCGTGTGCTATTAGTTTAGCGAGTTCGGAGGGTTTAGTGGGGTTGGTATTACCTCTTGATTGAAATTTAGCTTTTCAATGTCGCGCGCAACGACGAGTTCGCCTACTGTGATTCCTTGCTCTACGACTATCTCATCGCTTAGCCGCATGCCCAGCAATACTTCTCTATTTTCTAAGATATTGTTATCGCTGACGACGAATAAAAAAGGTTGTCCATCTATATACTGCACTGCAGTCACCGGAATACTAATGGCTCTTTCATGACGCTTGCCTTTAAGTGTTGCTTGCGCAGTGGCTCCAGCTTGCAGATCGTTGCCTGACAACCTAATTTTCACTTTGTGGGTGTTGGTTTCGTAGTCGGGGTCTTCTTGTAGAGCAACGAGCGTGCCTTGGTAGTTTTTGTTGCCTATTGTCACTGGCACCGTGCTATTCAATTCTAGTGTGCTGACTTCGGAGTTGCTCACATTTAATATCAAGTCGTAGAGCGATAGGTCAACTAGGGTTGCCACCTTTTTAGATCTGCTGACATAGTCTCCTATTTCAACCATAATTTCGTTGACCGTGCCGCTAAAAGGCGCACTCAAGCTGGTGCGTTGTAAGTCGCGCTGTGCATTATTGAGTAAGCTGTTGTTTAACACCAAGTCTATTTCCGCTTTTCTGATAGAGTACTCTAGTCTGACTTGTTCAGAGCGAAAGTTAACCAGCTGCTTCTTTTCCGACTCCACCACCGACGGCGAGACATGTTGTTTGGATGATAAGCTCTCGACACGAGCCACTTCGCGTCGTTGCAAGGCAACATTTTCCATCGTCAGTTTCAGTAGTTCTTTGTCGTATTTCAGTTGTGCGGAGACATTGTCGCGCCGAGCTTGCGCCTGTATGTAGGCATCGTAATAATCGTCTTTGTCTATTGCTAGCAACACTTGCCCTTGCCGCACATAAGTTCCGGGTTCGACATAGCGAGCGATGATTTGCCCTTCCACTTCAAACTCCAGATCGCTGGTCTTGATAGGTTGCAATCGTCCGGTCAATGTATAGTTGGGTATGATGCTACGCTCTTCAGCAACGACGGTTTCAACACTGGTTAAAGTTTTATCCTCTTTTGAAGCGATAGCTTGAGGGCGAGTTTGCATTAATATGGTGGCGAGGAGTGCGGTTATGCACAATGCTGCCAGTATCATAAATTTTTGAGTCTTTTTCATTTTGCCGTTACCATATATCACTTAAATATATTTATTATCTAATAATTTTAAGAAAATTTCTAAATATTGTTTGCTGTGTTAAGGGAGCTTATTATTTGCCATGTGTCCAACATATTTACCGTGTATAGCCGAGGATGTCGGAGTATTGACATCTTCTACCGAATGCCTTGGCCTATTTAATTATGTTTAGATATGGTTATTTGAGCATTGCGGCATCGAATTTGTTGCTACTGAGTTCGGTATTATTTGCCGAAGCTGAGCAATGTGTGCCGGTGGGTATGCCATCCGCTGCTACCGCTGAGCAACTTCGCCTCTCGGCAGACCGAATAGAAATCAATCCTAATCAAACATCAGTTTTGCAAGGACGGGTACAATTACAGAAAGATAACAATCGGATACTCGCCGATAGGGTTGCAGTTGATGCCGATAACGATAAACTCGTTGCGCGCGGTAATGTGCGTTATACGAGTTGCAATATCCAAACACCGCCCTGGTTTATCTCTGCCGATGAGCTGACTTTGGATAGAGATAAACAGACCGGCGTTATCAAAAGAGCATGGTTGCACTTGGGTGAGGTTCCGTTTTTGTATTTGCCGCGCTACCGTTTGAGCCTATCTGAGAACCGGCGTAAAAGTGGTTTGTTGCCGCCGCGCTTGAGTTATAACAGCAATGCCGGCGTTGAAGCCGGGAGTCCTTGGTATTTTAATATAGCGCCGAATAAAGATATGACGATTACGCCCAAAGTCTATAGTCAGCGCGGTGCAGGAGTTGATGTAGATGCGCGCTATTTATATGCTCGTGAGTACGGTAGATTAGGTTTTTCATGGCTAGATGATACTGATTACGACGACCATCGCTACTTCTATTTTTTTGAGCATCGCGCTAGGGGTGATGATATATTTCGTTTAGATGTTAAAGTGCAAAGGGTCTCCGATACTGATTATATAGAAGATCTAGCTAGCAATATAACTTTGTTGAATCAATCGTATTTGCGTAGTTATGTGGAGAGCGATTTGTTTTGGCGAGGTTGGCACTTTAATTTTCAAAGCGAGTCTTTACAAAGAGCCGACGCTGATGCGAATTGGTTGCAAGAACCTTACCAATATCAGCTCAGACCGGGATTGAAAGCGACGCGGATATTCGACGATGGTCCCTTGGGTATGAATTTCGTGTTTCAATCTCAAGCGGCACAATTCGTGCATAAATATAGTTATATACAAGATAGCGATGGCAACCGTGATTATATTCCAGTTGGCAATCGTTTTCATAATAGTCTCAGAATGGATTGGCAATATCGCCGACCTTGGTTTTTTTTCACATCCGCAGCAACCATCAACCACACGCACTATAAGCTCTATCGGCAAGACAACATCAATCGCACGCAACCGGTCTATAGCCTACATTCGGGCTTGATATTTGAAAAAACACCTGGCGAAGGCGACCGATTCAAGCACACCCTAGAGCCTACTTTGTTTTACTTGAATGTGCCACGACGGCAGCAGGACGATATACCGTTATTTGATACGACTGCAAACGAGTTTAATTTTGCCAGTTTGTTTTCTGAGAACCGTTTTAACGGCATTGATAGAATTGGTGATGCCGACCAGCTGACAGTGGCTTTGAACAGTCGTTTATTACATCGTAGCAGTGGTAAAGAGGCGTTACGCGCAAGCATCGGCCGTATTTATTATTTGAGGGAGCAGCGGGTACGTTTGAATGAGCGGCGCGATGAAAATCGGCCGCAATCTCCGTTAATCGGAGAACTTGGGTTGGATCTGAATAATAAAGTAAAGTTTCTATCATCGTGGGTTTGGGACTCTAAGCAGGATCAAACCTTAAAATTTACTACTAGGCTGTCGCTTAAAGGCAGTGGTAATCGTCGGGTAAATCTATACTATCGCTCGCAAGCTGATGCCTTCGGTGACCAGCTACCCGACGAGTTCGATTCCAACCGCGGCTATGAACAAGCTGGTGTCAATCTAGGTATGCCGTTGAATGATAACTGGACGATGTTGGCCGGCTTGCTACATGATTTTGATGCCGACAATAGTTTATCAACTTTCTTGGGTGTTCGTTATAGAAGCTGTTGCTGGTCGGTTGGTTTTAATGTGCAGCGTCGTTTGGTAGATGTAGACAACGAGAGCGGTCGTTTGATAGATGGTGATTTAGATTATGAAACTCATATAGGTTTTGAGTTCAATCTCGAGGGCTTGAGTGATTTGGGCAATAATCTAGACGAGACTTTGGGCAATCAAATATTCGGCTATTGGTGGGAATAGTCTAGTTATATATCTAAAGGGCTTTAGGGGTTAAAGCCGTAGGAGCGACCTGATATGGCTGCCCCTACGGCCGCGTAGGGACGCGTTTAGCAGAAACTAATATGCCGTATACTGCAACAAGCGCAGTCGGCATGCGTTATGCTAGATACATCGATACGCGAAGGGTAGAGGGTTGCCCGACACGGTTGGCTAGTGTGTGGGTATGCCTCTGTGATTCGGTAGAACATTTCTATACCGGAACTTTTTAGTATTTTTATTTACTAAAAGCTACTGGATACCGAAAAGACGACCGCATCGCAAACTGAATTATCTGCACAGTCATCAGAATCGATGGAATCGTTCCACGACAGATCAAATGTCAGTATATCAAAGGTTTTAGATGCGCCAATTGCGTAATGAGAGTAATCATAGCCGGGCGTTGATTTATCGCCGTCTACATCCAGATAACCGACATTAACATAGGGGTCTATCATGCCCATTAGGCTCATGCCGAATCCACCGTGAATGTAATATGAGTCACCATCTTCGCCGTAATAGTCGGTTGAATAGGCAAGACCTATATTTGCCGACGGGGAGTATTCGTGATCCCATTCATAGCTTAAGCCACCGTAAAACTCTAAAAAGTCGTAGTCGCCTTCGACATCCTCATTTTGGTCAGGATAAATATAGTACAAAGCACCGATATCCCAGCCGATGCCATTGTTAAACTCACCACTGATGCCACCGTACACATCAATTTCAAGTGATGGAGTATCGGAGGTTTCGCCATTGAATTCCAGACTTGATGCCCAGATACCTAGGTAAAAGCCCGATTCGTGCGCATAATCAAAACCGCCTTGTAGTGCTGGATCCTCATTGGTTTGAGTAACGCCGCGATACAAGTACTCCGATGTGAGCGTCACATTGGCACTCAAACTATGCGCTGAATGTTCCTCCGCAATAGCGAAGGAAGAGTAGATAAAAGCTAGGAATAATAAGCTTCCGAAGAAGGGCTTATTAACCCTGCTTAATGTATATAATAATTTCATTTTAATATCCTCAATATAGTTGAATTATAATAATAAAATAAATTATTCTAATTTAGATCTTTGTAAAATTCAATAAAAATCTGTATTTTTGGTCAAATCAAAGTATTAATACCATCTATCGGTTAATTCCGACCGTTTGTCGGAAAAGCTACATCGCCAACCTAAAAACCGATTAACTTATATGTTGTTATCAACAATATTGTTGCTAAAAATCACTCAACCTATAAGGAGAAATATCTCATGACAAAAAAAACGCCCAAAAAAACTATGGGGTTAAAATTAACCCAAGAAATTACATTTAAGATGTTCTTCTCAAC from Chromatiales bacterium includes the following:
- the icd gene encoding NADP-dependent isocitrate dehydrogenase; translated protein: MAPSNLIKVPKQGEAIKVSANGDVMVPDCPIIPFIEGDGIGVDVTPVMCKVVNTAVQCAYDGKRHIEWMEVYAGEKAVELYGQDQWLPQQTYEAIDQYNIAIKGPLTTPVGGGIRSLNVAIRQQMDLFACVRPIRYFPGTPTPLKDSETTDMVVFRENTEDIYAGIEWSADTPEVQKVLDFLADEMGVTEIRFPNHCGLGVKPVSKEGSQRLIRKAIRYAIENRRSSVSLVHKGNIMKYTEGAFRNWGYELAAAEFGAQPIGDGPWCTIENPKYPSETIVIKDIIADNFLQQILLKPNEYDVIATLNLNGDYISDALAAQVGGIGIAPGANMSDKVAVFEATHGSAPKYAGKNRVNPGSIILSAEMMLRHIGWHEAADLVIHGVAEAIANKTVTYDLARVRGGITAGGPKLGDVGAELQRLMPGAKLVTTSGFGDAIVGHIELETSD
- a CDS encoding efflux RND transporter periplasmic adaptor subunit, with protein sequence MKKTQKFMILAALCITALLATILMQTRPQAIASKEDKTLTSVETVVAEERSIIPNYTLTGRLQPIKTSDLEFEVEGQIIARYVEPGTYVRQGQVLLAIDKDDYYDAYIQAQARRDNVSAQLKYDKELLKLTMENVALQRREVARVESLSSKQHVSPSVVESEKKQLVNFRSEQVRLEYSIRKAEIDLVLNNSLLNNAQRDLQRTSLSAPFSGTVNEIMVEIGDYVSRSKKVATLVDLSLYDLILNVSNSEVSTLELNSTVPVTIGNKNYQGTLVALQEDPDYETNTHKVKIRLSGNDLQAGATAQATLKGKRHERAISIPVTAVQYIDGQPFLFVVSDNNILENREVLLGMRLSDEIVVEQGITVGELVVARDIEKLNFNQEVIPTPLNPPNSLN
- a CDS encoding LPS-assembly protein LptD — its product is MFRYGYLSIAASNLLLLSSVLFAEAEQCVPVGMPSAATAEQLRLSADRIEINPNQTSVLQGRVQLQKDNNRILADRVAVDADNDKLVARGNVRYTSCNIQTPPWFISADELTLDRDKQTGVIKRAWLHLGEVPFLYLPRYRLSLSENRRKSGLLPPRLSYNSNAGVEAGSPWYFNIAPNKDMTITPKVYSQRGAGVDVDARYLYAREYGRLGFSWLDDTDYDDHRYFYFFEHRARGDDIFRLDVKVQRVSDTDYIEDLASNITLLNQSYLRSYVESDLFWRGWHFNFQSESLQRADADANWLQEPYQYQLRPGLKATRIFDDGPLGMNFVFQSQAAQFVHKYSYIQDSDGNRDYIPVGNRFHNSLRMDWQYRRPWFFFTSAATINHTHYKLYRQDNINRTQPVYSLHSGLIFEKTPGEGDRFKHTLEPTLFYLNVPRRQQDDIPLFDTTANEFNFASLFSENRFNGIDRIGDADQLTVALNSRLLHRSSGKEALRASIGRIYYLREQRVRLNERRDENRPQSPLIGELGLDLNNKVKFLSSWVWDSKQDQTLKFTTRLSLKGSGNRRVNLYYRSQADAFGDQLPDEFDSNRGYEQAGVNLGMPLNDNWTMLAGLLHDFDADNSLSTFLGVRYRSCCWSVGFNVQRRLVDVDNESGRLIDGDLDYETHIGFEFNLEGLSDLGNNLDETLGNQIFGYWWE
- the aceA gene encoding isocitrate lyase, with protein sequence MIADIQNDWDNNPRWKNVTRTYSAEDVVRLSGSVHRAYAYARLGSEKLWKLLHDEPYINCLGALTGGQAVQQVKAGVKAIYLSGWQVAADANLACAMYPDQSLYPANSVPAVVARINNAFQRADQIQWQKEKGDVDFFAPIVADAEAGFGGVLNAFELMRAMIEAGASGVHFEDQLASAKKCGHMGGKVLVPTSEAVQKLIAARLASDVCGVSTLLLARTDANAANLLTSDVDPYDQPFITGERTVEGFYQTRAGLDQAIARGLAYAPYADLLWCETAVPDLDEAQKFADAIHDQFPEQMLAYNCSPSFNWRKNLDEAKIAKFQRELGAMGYKYQFITLAGIHNMWYHMFDLADNYVKNGMTAYVDMVQQKEFAALDRGYTFSSHQAEVGTGYFDDVTTVIQGGASSVTALTGSTEEEQF
- the bioD gene encoding dethiobiotin synthase, which encodes MGAGVFITGTDTGVGKTIIACRLIESLEASGVEVAVRKPVESGCVAGKDGLIAADADSLAAASASPSNSSLQVCCYRYKAATSPARAALLAGETLYIEQLVACSRSDAQLTMVEGAGGLLSPIATDGLNIDLIEALGFSVIVVSSDQLGSINHALLTLEALAARRLKVIAVVLNRLNQQTYGCDLDNYRELNALVEVPIVQVYKDNIASSALSELTTLITNTILVD